The following coding sequences lie in one Synechococcus sp. PCC 7336 genomic window:
- a CDS encoding aspartate-semialdehyde dehydrogenase, protein MSREFRVGILGATGAVGEELIALLAERNFPVSQLKLLASERSAGNTLDFKGETLTVEAVNADAFKGLDIIFASAGGSISKQWADNIISSGAVAIDNSSAFRMDPDTPLVIPEVNPGDARHHKGLIANPNCTTILMCVAVYPLHRVNPIRRIVVSTYQSASGAGARAMQELESQAADLLADRPANPQVFPHPIAFNLFLHNSPVNDEGYCQEEMKMVNEARKMMHIPDLRLTATCVRVPVLRAHAEAVNIEFDRPFDAAEAKQIIANAPGTMLIDDWQANRFPMPVDVSGNDDVAVGRIRQDISHPNCLDLWLCGDQIRKGAALNAIQIGELLIQEDLVRVPQLVRAV, encoded by the coding sequence ATGAGTCGAGAATTTCGGGTTGGCATCTTAGGTGCAACGGGAGCAGTGGGCGAGGAATTGATTGCTCTGTTGGCCGAGCGCAACTTTCCAGTCTCCCAACTCAAGCTGTTGGCTTCGGAACGCTCTGCCGGTAACACTCTCGACTTTAAAGGAGAGACTCTGACGGTTGAAGCGGTCAATGCTGATGCTTTTAAGGGGCTCGACATTATTTTTGCCTCCGCAGGCGGCAGCATCTCGAAACAGTGGGCCGATAACATCATCTCCAGCGGCGCTGTCGCGATCGATAACTCCAGCGCCTTTCGCATGGACCCCGACACGCCACTGGTCATTCCCGAAGTGAACCCCGGTGACGCGCGGCACCACAAAGGACTGATTGCAAACCCCAACTGCACCACCATTCTCATGTGCGTAGCGGTTTATCCCCTGCATCGCGTTAACCCGATTCGGCGGATTGTGGTGTCCACCTACCAATCTGCCAGCGGTGCTGGAGCCCGTGCCATGCAGGAGTTGGAGAGCCAAGCTGCCGACCTGCTGGCCGATCGCCCTGCCAATCCCCAAGTTTTTCCGCACCCAATCGCCTTTAACCTGTTCTTGCACAATTCCCCCGTGAACGACGAGGGGTACTGCCAAGAAGAAATGAAGATGGTGAACGAGGCGCGCAAGATGATGCACATCCCCGACCTGCGCCTAACAGCCACCTGTGTCCGCGTGCCGGTATTGCGCGCCCATGCCGAAGCGGTCAACATCGAGTTCGATCGCCCCTTCGATGCCGCAGAAGCAAAGCAGATTATTGCTAATGCTCCCGGCACGATGTTGATTGATGACTGGCAGGCGAACCGCTTCCCCATGCCTGTCGATGTCAGCGGCAATGACGATGTGGCCGTGGGACGCATCCGTCAGGATATTTCCCATCCCAATTGCCTCGATTTGTGGCTGTGTGGCGACCAAATTCGCAAAGGGGCTGCCCTCAATGCCATTCAAATTGGCGAGCTATTGATTCAGGAGGATTTGGTGCGGGTGCCTCAACTGGTGCGAGCGGTGTAG
- a CDS encoding ABC-F family ATP-binding cassette domain-containing protein, whose product MLRLERIAKIYPNNEVLKDVTWEVKPGQRIGLVGVNGAGKTTQLKIVAGEIEPTAGQVVRPASLNIAYLTQEFEGELDRCVRDEFWTVFAEANENQQQQKVIQKRLETITPDDAEELEKLLKKMDRLQREFEGMDGYALESQIEKMMPEVGFAPGDGDRLISEFSGGWQMRISLGKVLLQEPDILLLDEPTNHLDLKTIEWLETYLKGLKQPMVIVSHDRHFLDRLCTHIVETERGVSSTYVGNYSRYLAQKEEAAAAQVSAFDRQQKELAQQQAFVDKFRASATRSTQAKSREKQLAKIDRIDAPQSQLKSLQFRFPPAPRSGRMVVEISDLTHGYGDDLLYLGAALEVERGERVAFLGPNGCGKSSLLRLIVGEEEPMDGAIALGHNVLPSYFAQNQADALDLTKTVMNTIHDEAPHLKDEEVRTMLGQFLFSNDTVFKPVEALSGGEKGRLALAKMLLRKANLLVLDEPTNHLDIPAKETLENALKHYDGTVLVVSHDRYFIRQVATKVVDIRDGEFRIYAGYDEYYEKTHAKPKQKKSKLAAGKGKRR is encoded by the coding sequence ATGCTGCGCCTGGAACGTATTGCCAAAATTTATCCCAATAACGAAGTGCTCAAAGACGTGACTTGGGAGGTAAAACCGGGTCAGCGGATTGGCTTGGTGGGGGTGAATGGTGCGGGGAAAACAACGCAGCTCAAAATTGTGGCGGGGGAAATCGAGCCGACGGCCGGTCAGGTGGTGCGTCCGGCGTCCCTCAATATTGCCTATCTGACTCAGGAGTTTGAGGGGGAGCTCGATCGCTGCGTGCGCGACGAGTTTTGGACGGTGTTCGCAGAGGCGAATGAAAACCAGCAGCAGCAGAAGGTCATCCAGAAGCGATTGGAGACAATTACGCCGGATGATGCGGAGGAACTGGAAAAGCTGCTGAAAAAGATGGATCGCCTGCAGCGGGAATTTGAGGGGATGGATGGCTATGCCCTCGAAAGTCAGATTGAGAAGATGATGCCCGAGGTGGGGTTTGCGCCAGGAGATGGCGATCGCCTCATCAGCGAGTTTTCGGGGGGCTGGCAGATGCGGATTAGTTTGGGCAAGGTGCTGTTGCAGGAGCCAGATATTCTACTACTGGACGAGCCCACCAACCATTTGGATTTAAAGACGATTGAGTGGTTGGAGACCTATCTTAAGGGATTGAAGCAGCCGATGGTGATTGTGTCCCACGATCGCCATTTTCTCGATCGCCTCTGTACCCACATTGTGGAAACGGAACGCGGGGTTTCGAGTACGTATGTGGGGAATTACAGTCGCTATTTGGCGCAGAAGGAGGAAGCGGCTGCGGCTCAGGTGAGTGCCTTCGATCGGCAGCAAAAGGAGCTGGCCCAGCAGCAGGCGTTTGTGGATAAGTTTCGAGCCAGTGCGACGCGGAGCACGCAGGCTAAATCGCGGGAGAAGCAGCTCGCCAAGATCGATCGCATTGATGCACCTCAGTCCCAGTTGAAGTCTTTACAGTTCCGTTTCCCGCCTGCCCCTCGCAGCGGGCGCATGGTGGTGGAGATCTCGGATTTGACCCATGGATATGGCGACGATCTGCTCTATCTCGGCGCTGCGTTGGAGGTGGAGAGGGGCGAGCGAGTGGCGTTCCTCGGTCCCAATGGCTGCGGCAAGTCGTCGTTGTTGCGGCTGATTGTGGGGGAAGAGGAGCCGATGGATGGGGCGATCGCGTTGGGGCACAACGTTTTGCCCAGCTATTTCGCCCAGAATCAGGCGGATGCCCTCGACCTGACCAAAACGGTGATGAACACCATCCACGATGAAGCACCCCACCTGAAGGATGAAGAGGTGCGGACGATGTTGGGGCAGTTTTTGTTTTCGAATGACACCGTATTTAAGCCGGTTGAGGCGTTGAGTGGGGGTGAGAAGGGGCGGTTGGCACTTGCCAAGATGCTGCTGCGCAAGGCCAATCTGCTCGTACTGGACGAGCCCACCAACCATCTGGATATTCCGGCGAAGGAAACTTTGGAGAATGCCTTAAAGCATTACGACGGTACAGTGTTGGTGGTGTCTCACGATCGCTATTTCATTCGGCAGGTGGCCACTAAGGTGGTCGATATTCGGGATGGGGAGTTTCGCATTTATGCAGGCTATGACGAATATTACGAGAAGACCCACGCGAAGCCGAAGCAAAAGAAGAGCAAGTTGGCGGCAGGCAAAGGGAAACGACGATAG
- a CDS encoding helix-turn-helix domain-containing protein — protein sequence MSEIHGIKSLRGINGLTQVELAEKVGIAKQTLENWEKGKCDKTIKKIYMLCQSLNCSLEELVKIIEGDRDLRIYSDRDETSLVEKEDVELLSRYLLIRSQSSSNKEKNLKSLIDEIRAEKRRDAFVKMLVTSELITNSLNRFYKHKDMEEYTKTAEYRETVITILSVQRMINSLRSQKNPLDIDTFRNIVQKAYISSKVLIEKSRYGDEEYARKKVFQTDALTGYIISWNPGQRSSKHHHGNSLDAIKVVSGQMTHGKFKPHTNRKNQIEFEGVDESKKASDKLSHNQLYQCFHQDAWVLIDRLYGHHILNESDKGLITFHLRLGTQPFDARWIGSGASDWSWRGIRFYLL from the coding sequence ATGAGTGAAATTCACGGAATCAAATCATTGAGAGGAATTAATGGGCTAACTCAAGTTGAGCTAGCGGAAAAAGTAGGTATAGCTAAACAGACGCTAGAGAATTGGGAAAAGGGCAAGTGCGATAAGACAATCAAGAAGATTTATATGCTCTGTCAATCTCTCAATTGCAGCTTGGAGGAGCTAGTTAAAATAATAGAGGGCGATCGAGATCTGAGAATCTATTCAGATCGGGATGAAACTAGTCTCGTAGAGAAGGAGGATGTAGAACTCCTAAGTAGGTATCTTTTGATTAGATCTCAAAGCAGTTCAAACAAAGAAAAAAATCTGAAAAGTTTAATCGATGAAATCCGAGCAGAAAAGCGGCGAGATGCTTTTGTAAAGATGCTTGTGACTTCCGAGTTAATCACTAATTCTCTAAATAGATTCTATAAACATAAAGATATGGAGGAATATACAAAGACGGCAGAATATCGAGAAACAGTCATAACAATTCTGAGCGTACAGCGTATGATAAATAGTCTACGATCGCAAAAAAATCCATTAGACATAGACACGTTCAGAAATATTGTTCAGAAAGCTTATATATCTAGCAAGGTTTTGATAGAAAAATCTAGGTATGGAGATGAAGAGTATGCAAGAAAAAAAGTGTTTCAAACTGATGCTCTTACTGGATATATAATTTCTTGGAATCCAGGGCAAAGATCGAGTAAGCATCACCATGGGAATTCTCTAGATGCAATCAAGGTTGTTTCTGGTCAAATGACACATGGGAAATTCAAGCCGCACACAAATAGAAAAAATCAGATTGAATTTGAAGGCGTAGATGAATCGAAGAAAGCAAGTGACAAGCTTTCTCACAATCAGCTCTACCAGTGTTTCCATCAGGACGCATGGGTATTAATAGACAGGTTATACGGCCATCATATTTTAAACGAGTCAGATAAAGGTTTAATTACTTTTCACCTGAGATTGGGAACTCAGCCCTTTGATGCGCGTTGGATTGGCTCAGGAGCATCTGACTGGAGTTGGAGAGGGATTCGTTTCTATTTGCTATGA
- a CDS encoding NifU family protein: MSADTLELTPENVEIVLDELRPYLMADGGNVELVELDGPVVKLRLQGACGSCPSSTYTLKMGIERKLRMTIPDIIEVEQVA; this comes from the coding sequence ATGTCTGCGGACACCCTCGAACTCACTCCCGAAAATGTTGAAATAGTACTGGACGAGTTACGCCCCTACCTGATGGCTGATGGCGGCAACGTGGAGCTAGTCGAACTGGATGGTCCGGTGGTCAAGCTGCGCCTGCAAGGGGCTTGCGGTTCCTGTCCCAGTTCCACCTATACTCTCAAGATGGGTATCGAACGCAAGCTGCGTATGACGATTCCCGACATCATCGAAGTGGAACAGGTTGCGTAA